TTCACGCTTGCGCAATGTTCCGTCGGCTTGTTTGATAAAAAGCCAAATAGAATTACCTATGGGCACGACCATTTTCCCGCCGATTTTTAATTGTTCCTCCCACATTTTCGGCACTTTGTAATCCACTATGCTTGCGGCGACAATAATACCGTCAAAAGGAGCTCTGTCGGGAAGCCCGACCGAAGCGTCTTGACACATCCACTCCACAACGCCCTTCTCCAAAAAATTATATTTCGCGATATTTGTTCTGCCAAATTCGCAAAGTTCCGGCACACGCTCAACGGCGAAAACCTTGCCGCTTTCCCCCACGACATAAGCCAAAAGCGCGGTCTGCCAGCCGGAACCGGCGCCAACATCCATAATTTTGTCTCCCGCCTGCGGATCAAGAAGATTAAGCATAAACGCGACGGTATATGGCTGGGAAATAGTCTGTCCTTCTCCAATGGGCAAGGCCTCGTCGGCGTAGGCGGACGATTTTAATTCCTCGGGCACGAAATCAGCGCGGTCAATCGCGCCGAAGGCCTCCAAAATTTTCCCGGCGCCCAAAACTCCGGTTCGCAAAAGATAATCCGGTAACGGATTGGACATTTTTACATCATAACAAAAAACAGGGCTCTTTACGAGTCCTGTTTATGACTCTTTTTCTTTTTTTTCTCGCTCTTTTCTTTTTTTTACAATTTCCTGATAGTATTCCTCAAACCTTTTATACATATGTTCCTTTTGAATTCTTGGCTGGTCTTCAAGATATCTTAGGCCCTCTCTAGCCATTTGTTTTTCTCGCTCCGTAGAAACCGGTTCTTTAATATCGATTTTCTTTTCTGGCGAACTGAGATCTTTCGCGCCTTGTTTTTCCGGCTCCTCTTGCGTGTCTTCTAAATATTCAATCGGCTCTTCCGTCTCTTTGTTATAAATAGACAACAGATCATTCAACAGAAGGACCATCCGTTTAAGACGAAAAAAAACGCGCTCTTCTTGCAGTATCACGGACGACGGAAATGTCAAAGGTACGGGCTCACCGCTAGCAGTTGTTATCTTCATCTGATTGAAAAGATTCATCACGGAATCCACCGCAAGGGCAACCGTATCCGGAGTAAGGTTTTCCATATATGAGTGGGCATTTTGATAAAACGCCGTCTCGCCTAAAAATGAATCAAGGTCGTAGGTCTGGCGAAATTCCTCAAAATTTTTCTGAAACATATCGAGCGCGGCATGAAATTCATCTTGGCTCGCTTCGTATTTGGATATCGGAAACTCCGCCTTTTTTTCCCATTTATAAAACGGAGCGCCGGCATATTTATCGTTCGCTCCATACACGGCAAAGCTTACTCGGAACACCCCCTTCACCTGAAATGACATATTGCCGTCTTTTTGCATTCGTATGCTGCGTAAACGCGCCAATGTGCCGACGCCAAGATGTTGCATACTATGCTCGTCTCGTAAAATGGGTACGACAATAGCCCATCTTGTATCAACAAGCGCCTGTCTGTACTCTTTATACGCTTCGGCGCGCACATTCATGCCGACGGAAAATATCTCCGGAATGTATACATCGCCCGGAAAAAGAGCACACTCGCCCATATAGCCGAGAGTCAGCAAGGGTACAATGGAGGGAGGAGGGTTTTCTCTGCCGCCGCCCCGCCGACGTTTATTAGGCATTGGCCGCCTCCTTTCATATCTTGCTTCTGTCAAGATTCTTAATCTCCTTTCAGTATATCTTAAAAAAACAATTAATAAAATTTGCGATCGGAAAATATTTATTGACAAATAAAAACGCTTAGCACAAACTTAAATGAGAAAACAAATGCGGAGGGGAAAAAGAAAATGTCCGGAACTAAAACATCCGAGCCAAAGCGCCTTGAAATCTATTTTGCGCACACCCTGAACACCTATGACACGCCTCTGGAAGAGGCGCTTCGTCAATTGATTGCCCATACTTTTC
The genomic region above belongs to Candidatus Niyogibacteria bacterium and contains:
- a CDS encoding protein-L-isoaspartate O-methyltransferase; this translates as MSNPLPDYLLRTGVLGAGKILEAFGAIDRADFVPEELKSSAYADEALPIGEGQTISQPYTVAFMLNLLDPQAGDKIMDVGAGSGWQTALLAYVVGESGKVFAVERVPELCEFGRTNIAKYNFLEKGVVEWMCQDASVGLPDRAPFDGIIVAASIVDYKVPKMWEEQLKIGGKMVVPIGNSIWLFIKQADGTLRKREFPGFAFVPFIKGKE